The following coding sequences are from one Poecilia reticulata strain Guanapo linkage group LG18, Guppy_female_1.0+MT, whole genome shotgun sequence window:
- the LOC103480335 gene encoding C-type mannose receptor 2-like, with protein MQWSLILLFLMAQCCFMDCQLYEFHYINENKTWTEAQQYCREKHTDLVTVTNMKDMKRLINISAEDQSEAWIGLINKPEFNRTWFWSLPGVEFDEKTNTTHKYHFIEERKSWQKAQSYCREKHTDLISGTKQVLDGEVEKLMDQPYIGLFRDTWRWSDGSSFSFRHWNLQCNDEQYISDQCAMTKFDGEGRWTNMSCDNEKPFICYDDNVILIKENKTWEDALYYCRDHHHDLVTITNMDDQRWIQEKVKEASTDYVWMGLSYACTLDLWFWVSDEVVRYKTWASNPPMDDCDMSGAMETGGEHQWFKRNDAEKFNFICSKK; from the exons ATGCAGTGGAGTCTGATTCTGCTCTTCCTGATGG CTCAGTGTTGTTTCATGGACTGTCAGCTCTATGAGTTTCACTACATTAATGAGAATAAGACCTGgactgaagctcagcagtactgcagagagaaacacactgaCCTGGTCACAGTGACTAACATGAAGGACATGAAGAGACTCATCAACATCTCAGCTGAAGATCAGAGTGAAGCTTGGATTGGTCTGATCAATAAACCAGAATTTAACAGAACATGGTTCTGGTCTCTGCCTGGAGTGGAGTTTGATGAAA AAACTAATACAACCCATAAATATCACTTTATTGAAGAGAGGAAGTCCTGGCAGAAAGCTCAGAGTTACTGtagagagaaacacacagaccTGATCAGTGGAACGAAGCAGGTACTGGATGGAGAAGTGGAGAAATTGATGGATCAACCATACATTGGTCTGTTCAGAGACACCTGGAGGTGGTCAGATGGAAGCAGTTTCTCTTTCAGACACTGGAATCTACAGTGTAATGATGAGCAATACATCAGTGATCAATGTGCCATGACTAAGTTTGATGGTGAAGGCAGATGGACGAATATGAGTTGTGATAATGAAAAACCCTTCATCTGTTATGATG ATAATGTGATCctgattaaagaaaataaaacctgggaGGACGCCTTGTACTACTGCAGAGATCACCACCATGACCTGGTCACCATCACCAACATGGATGATCAGAGATGGATCCAGGAGAAAGTCAAGGAGGCATCGACTGATTACGTTTGGATGGGACTGAGCTACGCCTGCACTCTGGATTTGTGGTTCTGGGTCAGTGATGAGGTGGTCAGATATAAGACCTGGGCCTCAAATCCACCGATGGACGACTGTGACATGTCTGGAGCCATGGAGACGGGAGGAGAACATCAGTGGTTCAAAAGAAATGATgctgaaaagtttaatttcatcTGTTCTAAGAAATAA
- the LOC103480298 gene encoding lithostathine-1-beta-like: MNWEDALYYCRDHHHDLVTITNMDDQRWIQKKVKNASTDYVWMGLSYACTLDFWFWVSDDVVSYKNWASGEPMDDCDMSGAMETGGKHQWFKKKDTEKFNFICSKN; the protein is encoded by the coding sequence ATGAACTGGGAGGACGCCTTGTACTACTGCAGAGATCACCACCATGACCTGGTCACCATCACCAACATGGATGATCAGAGATGGATCCAGAAAAAAGTCAAGAACGCATCGACTGATTATGTCTGGATGGGTCTGAGCTACGCCTGCACTCTGgatttctggttctgggtcagtGATGATGTGGTCAGCTACAAGAACTGGGCCTCAGGTGAACCGATGGACGACTGTGACATGTCTGGAGCCATGGAGACGGGAGGAAAACAtcagtggtttaaaaaaaaggatactGAGAAGTTTAATTTCATCTGTTCTAAGaattaa